A portion of the Streptomyces sp. NBC_00376 genome contains these proteins:
- a CDS encoding contact-dependent growth inhibition system immunity protein, whose translation MSMKPLEFDRRYGELDQVISAYLGMPAAEEPDKPSEALHAYLRHTWHTRPWALATAEKQIRDYARNPPGRLRLSLGEFYPVPDVGLPESDIQNWLLAVADHIKQSIEDGAAPKPSAPLTHWEWHARFPELGQFLGGWFSQDMPDEFADHEEAVRDYSDSTDPYLVARLIGELHELLALHLDESDCALAVAELGMEVEPPQPCTPGAWLAAVADELGRFRAEYEGPDGAAQYCNHRYW comes from the coding sequence GTGTCCATGAAGCCCCTCGAATTCGACCGGCGCTACGGTGAGTTGGACCAGGTGATCAGCGCCTACCTGGGCATGCCCGCCGCCGAAGAGCCCGACAAGCCCAGCGAGGCCCTCCACGCCTACCTCCGCCACACCTGGCACACCCGCCCCTGGGCCCTGGCCACAGCCGAAAAGCAGATCCGCGACTACGCCCGCAATCCACCGGGCCGCCTGCGTCTGAGCCTTGGAGAGTTCTACCCGGTCCCGGACGTCGGCCTGCCCGAATCGGATATCCAGAACTGGCTGCTCGCCGTCGCCGACCACATCAAGCAGTCGATCGAGGACGGTGCGGCCCCGAAGCCCTCGGCCCCCCTGACCCACTGGGAGTGGCACGCCCGCTTCCCCGAACTGGGCCAGTTCCTGGGCGGCTGGTTCTCCCAGGACATGCCGGACGAGTTCGCGGACCATGAGGAGGCCGTGCGCGACTACTCCGACTCGACCGACCCCTACCTCGTCGCCCGGCTCATCGGCGAACTGCACGAACTTCTCGCGCTTCACCTCGACGAATCCGATTGCGCCCTCGCCGTGGCGGAGCTGGGGATGGAGGTGGAACCACCGCAGCCCTGCACCCCCGGTGCCTGGCTGGCTGCTGTCGCGGATGAACTGGGCAGGTTCCGGGCGGAGTACGAGGGGCCGGACGGGGCTGCCCAGTACTGCAATCACCGTTACTGGTGA
- a CDS encoding RNase A-like domain-containing protein, whose product MLTRSATYPDRETAHWATQQVVTRNEQHIHRWLAQGTRPRFTIEASWPSRDEPVGRVLLQAMMLAGRDPVDVRAARVILRREPSSPHGFVVLTTVPIYL is encoded by the coding sequence ATGCTCACCAGATCCGCCACCTACCCCGACCGCGAAACCGCCCACTGGGCAACCCAGCAGGTCGTTACCCGCAACGAACAGCACATCCACCGCTGGCTCGCCCAGGGCACCCGCCCCCGCTTCACCATCGAGGCCTCCTGGCCGTCCCGCGACGAGCCGGTGGGCCGGGTCCTGCTCCAGGCGATGATGCTCGCCGGACGCGACCCGGTGGACGTACGGGCCGCGCGCGTGATCCTCAGGCGTGAGCCGAGCAGCCCGCACGGCTTCGTCGTCCTCACCACTGTCCCGATCTACCTGTAG
- a CDS encoding RNase A-like domain-containing protein, giving the protein MGTPPSPSANGGYDVQPVHVHHAADLLKEAQFGHAERAFLLVDVLNEYNQSAGTGRGADAFADAYMEVTSKFLEVWGRSVVSVGGASIGLNHTANHYVLAEWQVGGAKGAQPRNTPEPVVINKPPRYGPVNPIKWSGTGEDVDSWWISGVIGEFPDFLADIIRPAIEKGLRLGKVHEITPGIKEDEVRDMAKAWRKIASDGVKASDDCNAAIAGITNPKDKGEWQAAMRSFGQTIWGTTAWGRQLDTAGARSQTGRQWRTSKDVTPDKRRPIIDVLKKSADEIAEVLDHLCDVGDKTTAFTSQAGINAAKATAADLTELSFSNLTRLAVGGIVGRIVLSFRSHMDKSGCDRVVAEYHKEFTEAAGKLKALLPELEIASTSAPTYQAEIARARAFGARSLNEFKKEHRWQIGGESPFPYMYSLDLATNEGLNGSHTIDKHVGKTDEQLLQRIKDEQRANGKYDILTASSFTDLSSAQKHTQYNIREHTPQIQNWLKNPPPPKDLVIEVASVPNQGPPYGSVTGRTVVVDTSSSTVQPARDALGVTSRLKYDGSLNPPFVVYTSAPK; this is encoded by the coding sequence ATGGGCACCCCGCCCTCACCGTCGGCGAACGGCGGCTACGACGTCCAGCCGGTGCACGTCCACCATGCGGCCGACCTGCTGAAGGAAGCCCAGTTCGGCCATGCGGAGCGAGCGTTCCTCCTCGTCGACGTACTCAACGAGTACAACCAGAGTGCCGGTACGGGCCGGGGCGCGGACGCCTTCGCGGACGCCTACATGGAAGTCACCTCGAAGTTCCTCGAAGTGTGGGGCCGCAGCGTGGTCAGCGTCGGCGGGGCGTCCATCGGCCTGAACCACACCGCCAACCACTACGTTCTGGCCGAGTGGCAGGTCGGCGGTGCGAAAGGTGCGCAGCCGAGGAATACGCCGGAGCCGGTGGTTATCAACAAGCCGCCACGGTACGGGCCCGTCAACCCCATCAAGTGGTCGGGCACCGGGGAGGACGTCGACTCCTGGTGGATCTCCGGGGTCATCGGCGAGTTCCCGGACTTCCTCGCGGACATCATCAGACCTGCCATCGAGAAGGGCCTCCGCCTCGGCAAGGTGCACGAGATCACCCCGGGCATCAAGGAGGACGAGGTCCGGGACATGGCCAAGGCGTGGCGGAAGATCGCCTCCGACGGAGTGAAGGCATCCGACGACTGCAACGCTGCCATCGCCGGGATCACCAATCCCAAGGACAAGGGCGAGTGGCAGGCGGCCATGCGGTCCTTCGGCCAGACCATCTGGGGCACCACGGCGTGGGGCCGACAGTTGGACACCGCAGGAGCACGAAGCCAGACGGGACGCCAATGGCGTACCAGCAAGGACGTCACGCCGGACAAGAGGCGTCCCATCATCGACGTCCTGAAGAAGTCCGCGGATGAGATCGCGGAGGTCCTCGACCATCTGTGCGACGTCGGCGACAAGACCACCGCGTTCACGAGCCAGGCGGGTATCAACGCGGCGAAGGCCACGGCTGCGGATCTCACCGAACTGAGCTTCTCGAACCTGACCAGGCTGGCGGTCGGCGGGATCGTCGGGCGGATCGTGCTCTCATTCCGGTCCCACATGGACAAGTCAGGGTGCGACAGGGTGGTCGCCGAGTACCACAAGGAGTTCACCGAGGCCGCGGGCAAGCTCAAGGCTCTTCTCCCGGAACTCGAGATCGCGAGCACGAGCGCGCCGACCTACCAGGCCGAGATCGCCCGTGCCCGCGCCTTCGGTGCCCGCTCGCTCAACGAGTTCAAGAAGGAACACCGGTGGCAGATCGGCGGGGAGAGCCCCTTCCCGTACATGTACTCCCTCGACCTGGCGACGAACGAGGGGCTGAACGGCTCCCACACCATCGACAAGCACGTCGGCAAGACGGACGAGCAGCTTCTGCAGCGGATCAAGGACGAGCAGCGCGCGAACGGCAAGTACGACATCCTCACGGCTTCGTCCTTCACGGACCTGAGTTCGGCGCAGAAACATACTCAGTACAATATTCGCGAGCACACGCCGCAGATCCAGAACTGGCTCAAGAATCCTCCACCCCCGAAGGACCTGGTCATCGAGGTCGCCTCGGTCCCGAACCAGGGCCCGCCCTACGGTTCCGTGACTGGCCGGACAGTCGTGGTGGACACTAGCAGCAGCACGGTGCAGCCGGCCCGGGACGCTCTTGGTGTGACCTCTCGTCTGAAGTACGACGGGAGCCTGAATCCGCCTTTCGTCGTCTACACCTCGGCGCCGAAATAA
- a CDS encoding WXG100 family type VII secretion target yields MTDDEHITVDFATLQRLSGDLETILKKLNEQLDLLYGRAEKAVLTWEGEAREAFIDELDKWDHSADDLRAAQKWLHEVVTTGHINYAAAHQAVLRGWGAA; encoded by the coding sequence ATGACGGACGACGAGCACATAACGGTCGACTTCGCGACGCTTCAGCGGCTTTCCGGTGATCTCGAGACCATCCTCAAGAAGCTCAACGAGCAGCTCGACCTGCTGTACGGCCGGGCCGAGAAGGCTGTCCTGACCTGGGAGGGCGAGGCCCGCGAGGCCTTCATCGACGAGCTCGACAAGTGGGACCACTCCGCGGACGACCTGCGCGCGGCGCAGAAGTGGCTGCACGAGGTCGTCACCACGGGGCACATCAACTACGCGGCGGCGCACCAGGCCGTGCTGCGGGGTTGGGGCGCCGCCTGA
- a CDS encoding WXG100 family type VII secretion target produces MSGEGGGQPRLRASSDRLTKLANDLDDMQTYLDKQVKRMDEIVDGIEAGWRGPAAKTYRDLHRGVAEDAVRIRMVIQRLEQAVRLSRDGFSEQDLDVMEQLRQVQSGTDVKAEVDELSTPNTAPPAAPSSRLAEL; encoded by the coding sequence ATGAGCGGTGAAGGCGGCGGGCAGCCCCGCCTGCGGGCATCCAGCGACCGGCTGACGAAGCTCGCCAATGACCTCGACGACATGCAGACGTACCTGGACAAGCAGGTCAAACGCATGGACGAGATCGTCGACGGCATCGAGGCGGGGTGGCGCGGCCCGGCCGCGAAGACCTACCGGGATCTGCACAGGGGAGTGGCCGAGGACGCCGTACGGATCCGCATGGTGATCCAGCGCCTTGAGCAGGCTGTACGCCTGAGCCGGGACGGCTTCTCGGAGCAGGATCTGGACGTCATGGAGCAACTGCGGCAGGTCCAGTCCGGGACGGATGTGAAGGCGGAGGTGGACGAGCTGTCGACGCCGAACACCGCACCGCCGGCGGCGCCGAGCAGCCGGCTCGCCGAGTTGTGA
- a CDS encoding PH domain-containing protein, with translation MALFGNAHTIDPGKAAREYARLLGQGEQVHGAYQLIRDAILLTDRRMILIDKQGLTGKKIEYHSLPYRSITHFSVETAGHFDLDAELKIWVSGSATPIEKTFTKGVNIYEVQAILTQFVTR, from the coding sequence GTGGCACTGTTCGGCAACGCGCACACCATCGATCCGGGCAAGGCCGCGCGGGAGTACGCCCGGCTGCTCGGCCAGGGCGAGCAGGTCCACGGCGCCTACCAGCTGATACGGGACGCCATCCTGCTCACGGACCGGCGCATGATCCTGATCGACAAGCAGGGGCTGACCGGCAAGAAGATCGAGTACCACTCGCTGCCGTACCGCAGCATCACGCACTTCTCCGTGGAGACGGCCGGCCACTTCGACCTGGATGCCGAGCTGAAGATCTGGGTGTCGGGGAGCGCGACACCGATAGAGAAGACCTTCACCAAGGGGGTCAACATCTATGAGGTGCAGGCGATCCTGACGCAGTTCGTCACGCGCTGA
- a CDS encoding CU044_2847 family protein — protein sequence MTEVVSFDGPDGASLQVEVADDAPGLERISRDSGEVVRAGRRLEDALAQARPAIRSVVDSVRALGPDEYEIEFGMKFNAESGVVIAKTAVEGHFMVKVRWTRPDPDRTA from the coding sequence ATGACCGAGGTAGTGTCCTTCGACGGACCGGACGGGGCCTCGCTGCAGGTCGAGGTGGCCGATGACGCACCGGGGCTCGAACGGATCTCCCGGGATTCGGGCGAGGTCGTCCGGGCCGGCCGCCGGCTGGAGGACGCCCTCGCCCAGGCCCGGCCCGCGATCCGGTCGGTGGTGGACTCGGTCCGGGCGCTGGGGCCGGACGAGTACGAGATCGAGTTCGGGATGAAGTTCAACGCCGAGTCCGGGGTGGTGATCGCCAAGACCGCGGTGGAGGGCCACTTCATGGTCAAGGTCCGCTGGACCCGGCCCGACCCGGACCGTACGGCCTGA
- a CDS encoding tetratricopeptide repeat protein gives MSIRRTGHGDPVGAGLLVTPRHVLTCAHVVRPGRAPDVPEQPVFVGFQYASGHEPLPASVVPGGWHPDTGDGTGDVAVLELGAPAPPEARPAPLRTTDPGTWDHRFRAYGYPEEHRRRGVPVRGEIIGHAGSEWLQVEAAPHTGWGLEKGFSGSPVWDVNSRGVVGMLVARDTVTSVDRRTAYAIKVETLVRYWPELGQHVKGSTGTELRDRLESLLWVPLTEDGEIPRVDEVDPYDIGVARSKYGGSGGGDPGAGAPYVPRRAQDDRLGELLADRRFVVLAGRSKAGKSRTLYEALVRTVPGARLVVPRPDDSGRRVLDDLSRLRLPTGSDPVVLWLDDLHRYLRPGGLDLQILDRLARREPAVTVVATIPAAQRAALTGMESEIGRIARTVLNKASTVELPSLLAPEDAATARAAYPEEDFTARGIGELMVAAPSLEQRFADGIDSCPAGWALARVALDWLRMGVAEPVPESALRELFAAYLAEHRPDLDADESTYRTGLAWAREPVAGTIALLHRTGAPDGPAEYAGTPYMSEYLDTRDDDPSAAVPRFAWEYLAGSRTAAELLPSAYTALVRGESETAERMLRRVADGSDDRDGAAWAMLVLGEMYLYRAEFTAAADRFERAAATTVDSVVPLAQVMLAEILMMAGDRERSRQLLESAVSALDPQLSQMAQVSLAALLFAEGESDRAERLLESIVAAGDHEVAHRAQAQLVNALAGAGEAAGVRTGQAAGADRGKSRVGTGFSRGGTAEPVEQPWALSRAMGESMAGQVTAVARANLGGVLAGRGKLDRAEEVLRSVLAGGQSHAVPLAQVGLGELLMVRGRAEEAERILRELIASGNPLLDSYAKILLAVVLHPQGRIEQGMALLHEAAASGHPGHGPRATCGLGEWYANQGDRPAAEEWFGRAIATGHPDWSAMARIEFAVVLAALDEDLTRPTELLTAVIDSAHPNLGPYAAAVLGEVLALHDRVEDAERAYRVAIDSGHQHWSRTAQVDFAVMLANKRGDGAAAAELLTAVIDSAHPHQGPRAADFLGDLLALDGRVEEAERAYRVAIDSGHPQWSLIAGMDLAGMLAGAGDYERAESLLRVVAGADEATAVVWARAVLGTVLVAMGRRKEGLGEFRAAAEADAGAASQFGRFHLAKCLIEDGEGEAAEELLRTVVAGEPSQVTEVARAYLAVRLLHREPDAAGQLLVREEDSDDEEGLALAYLRAAEYLLDTGEVQASGELLQAVMELAGPRTTPWAGALLGVVRRSVNDLESARRLLTDALAAGDPSVDPLARRYLGSTLFRLGLLPEAEQTLLPLAHSQDTEHRPQALLLLGRVLAADGRPEEAYPWLEQAIECADAETAAEAREMYAELLMSEGQQSRARELYAPPTPPDEPQQPHTDTPPPPAPDPVPPPLPLPHPLPAALLTLLGDVAQAEGEEEEAAFWYALGAAQSPRHQ, from the coding sequence GTGAGCATCCGCAGGACCGGGCACGGCGACCCGGTGGGCGCCGGACTGCTGGTCACCCCGCGGCACGTGCTGACCTGCGCCCATGTCGTACGCCCCGGCAGGGCTCCGGACGTGCCCGAGCAGCCGGTCTTCGTAGGGTTCCAGTACGCCTCCGGGCACGAGCCGCTGCCCGCCTCCGTGGTGCCGGGCGGCTGGCATCCCGACACCGGGGACGGGACGGGCGATGTCGCGGTGCTCGAACTCGGTGCGCCCGCACCCCCGGAGGCCCGGCCGGCCCCGCTGCGGACCACCGACCCCGGCACCTGGGACCACCGCTTCCGGGCCTACGGCTACCCCGAGGAGCACCGGCGCCGGGGCGTCCCGGTGCGGGGCGAGATCATCGGCCACGCGGGCAGCGAGTGGCTCCAGGTGGAGGCCGCCCCGCACACCGGCTGGGGACTGGAGAAAGGCTTCTCCGGCTCCCCCGTGTGGGACGTCAACAGCCGGGGCGTCGTCGGCATGCTGGTCGCCCGCGACACGGTGACCTCGGTGGACCGGCGCACCGCGTACGCGATCAAGGTCGAGACGCTCGTCCGCTACTGGCCGGAGCTCGGGCAGCACGTCAAGGGCTCGACCGGCACCGAACTGCGGGACCGGCTGGAGAGCCTGCTGTGGGTCCCGCTTACCGAGGACGGCGAGATCCCCCGGGTCGACGAGGTGGACCCGTACGACATCGGGGTGGCCCGCTCCAAGTACGGCGGCTCCGGAGGCGGCGATCCGGGGGCCGGCGCTCCGTACGTACCCCGCCGCGCCCAGGACGACCGGCTCGGCGAACTCCTCGCGGACCGGCGGTTCGTGGTGCTGGCCGGGCGCTCGAAGGCGGGCAAGTCCCGGACCCTGTACGAGGCGCTGGTCCGTACGGTGCCGGGTGCCCGGCTGGTCGTGCCACGCCCGGACGACTCGGGCCGCCGGGTCCTGGACGATCTCAGCCGGCTCCGGCTGCCCACCGGGTCCGACCCGGTGGTGCTCTGGCTGGACGATCTGCACCGCTATCTCCGGCCGGGCGGCCTCGATCTGCAGATCCTGGACCGGCTGGCCCGGCGGGAGCCGGCCGTCACCGTCGTGGCGACGATCCCGGCCGCGCAACGGGCCGCGCTGACCGGGATGGAGAGCGAGATCGGCCGTATCGCGCGCACCGTCCTGAACAAGGCGAGCACTGTCGAACTGCCGTCGCTGCTCGCCCCCGAGGACGCCGCGACCGCCCGGGCGGCGTACCCCGAGGAGGACTTCACGGCCCGGGGCATCGGCGAACTCATGGTCGCCGCGCCCAGCCTGGAGCAGCGCTTCGCGGACGGGATCGACAGTTGCCCGGCCGGGTGGGCGCTGGCCAGGGTGGCCCTGGACTGGCTGCGCATGGGGGTGGCCGAGCCGGTCCCCGAGTCCGCGCTGCGGGAGCTGTTCGCCGCCTACCTGGCCGAGCACCGCCCGGATCTGGACGCCGACGAGAGCACGTACCGCACCGGTCTGGCCTGGGCCCGGGAACCGGTGGCGGGCACCATCGCACTGCTCCACCGCACGGGGGCGCCCGACGGTCCCGCAGAGTACGCCGGTACTCCGTACATGTCGGAGTACCTGGACACCCGCGACGACGATCCCTCGGCCGCGGTGCCGCGGTTCGCCTGGGAGTACCTGGCAGGCAGCCGGACGGCCGCCGAACTCCTGCCGAGCGCGTACACGGCGCTGGTCCGGGGCGAGTCGGAGACCGCCGAGCGGATGCTGCGGCGGGTGGCGGACGGCTCGGACGACCGGGACGGCGCGGCGTGGGCGATGCTGGTGCTCGGCGAGATGTATCTCTACCGGGCGGAGTTCACGGCGGCGGCGGACCGGTTCGAACGCGCCGCCGCCACCACCGTGGACAGTGTGGTCCCGCTGGCACAGGTCATGCTGGCCGAGATCCTCATGATGGCCGGTGACCGGGAACGTTCGCGCCAGCTGCTGGAGAGCGCCGTGAGCGCCCTCGATCCCCAGCTCTCCCAGATGGCCCAGGTCAGCCTGGCGGCCCTGCTCTTCGCGGAGGGCGAGAGCGACCGCGCCGAGCGGCTGCTGGAGTCGATCGTCGCCGCCGGGGACCACGAGGTGGCGCACCGGGCGCAGGCGCAGCTGGTCAACGCGCTGGCCGGGGCCGGTGAAGCCGCCGGTGTACGGACCGGTCAGGCGGCGGGTGCGGACCGGGGCAAGTCCCGGGTGGGTACGGGATTTTCGCGCGGCGGTACGGCGGAGCCCGTCGAGCAGCCGTGGGCGCTCTCCCGGGCGATGGGCGAGTCGATGGCGGGGCAGGTCACCGCGGTGGCACGGGCGAACCTCGGCGGGGTACTGGCCGGCCGGGGAAAGCTGGACCGCGCCGAGGAGGTGCTGCGCTCGGTGCTGGCCGGCGGACAGTCGCACGCGGTGCCGCTGGCCCAGGTGGGCCTGGGCGAGCTGCTGATGGTGCGCGGCCGGGCCGAGGAGGCCGAGCGGATCCTGCGGGAGCTGATCGCCTCCGGCAATCCCCTGCTCGATTCGTACGCCAAGATCCTGCTGGCCGTGGTGCTGCACCCGCAGGGCCGGATCGAGCAGGGAATGGCCCTGCTGCACGAGGCGGCCGCTTCCGGTCATCCCGGCCACGGGCCGCGCGCGACCTGCGGGCTCGGCGAGTGGTACGCCAACCAGGGCGATCGTCCCGCCGCCGAGGAATGGTTCGGGCGCGCGATCGCCACCGGCCATCCGGACTGGTCGGCGATGGCCCGGATCGAGTTCGCCGTCGTGCTCGCGGCCCTGGACGAGGACCTGACCCGGCCGACGGAACTGCTGACCGCCGTCATCGACTCGGCCCACCCCAACCTGGGCCCGTACGCCGCCGCCGTCCTCGGCGAGGTACTCGCCCTGCACGACCGCGTCGAGGACGCCGAGCGCGCCTACCGCGTCGCCATCGACTCCGGTCACCAGCACTGGTCCCGGACGGCCCAGGTCGACTTCGCGGTCATGCTCGCGAACAAGAGGGGCGACGGGGCGGCGGCGGCAGAACTGCTGACTGCCGTCATCGACTCCGCGCACCCCCATCAGGGCCCCCGGGCGGCCGACTTCCTCGGGGACCTCCTCGCTCTGGACGGCCGCGTCGAGGAGGCCGAGCGCGCGTACCGCGTCGCCATCGACTCCGGGCATCCGCAGTGGTCGCTGATCGCCGGCATGGACCTGGCGGGCATGCTCGCCGGTGCCGGGGACTACGAGCGGGCGGAGAGCCTGCTGCGGGTGGTGGCCGGCGCGGACGAGGCCACGGCCGTGGTCTGGGCGCGCGCCGTGCTGGGCACGGTGCTCGTCGCCATGGGCCGGCGGAAGGAGGGGCTGGGCGAGTTCCGGGCCGCGGCGGAGGCGGACGCCGGTGCCGCTTCCCAGTTCGGGCGGTTCCACCTGGCCAAGTGCCTGATCGAGGACGGCGAGGGCGAGGCCGCCGAGGAGCTGCTGCGCACCGTTGTCGCGGGCGAGCCGTCCCAGGTCACCGAGGTGGCACGCGCCTATCTGGCGGTGCGGCTGCTGCACCGGGAGCCCGACGCCGCGGGCCAACTGCTGGTCCGGGAGGAGGACTCGGACGACGAGGAGGGCCTCGCTCTCGCCTATCTGCGTGCGGCGGAGTATCTGCTGGACACCGGGGAGGTGCAGGCATCCGGAGAACTGCTGCAGGCGGTAATGGAGTTGGCGGGCCCGCGCACGACCCCCTGGGCCGGTGCGCTGCTCGGCGTGGTCCGGCGTTCCGTCAACGACCTCGAATCAGCCCGCCGCCTGCTGACCGACGCCCTCGCCGCAGGCGATCCGTCCGTCGACCCGCTGGCCCGGCGCTACCTCGGCAGCACCCTGTTCCGCCTGGGCCTGCTGCCCGAGGCGGAACAGACCCTGCTGCCACTGGCCCACTCGCAGGACACCGAGCACCGTCCGCAGGCGCTGCTGCTGCTCGGCCGGGTACTGGCCGCGGACGGCCGGCCGGAGGAGGCATACCCCTGGCTGGAGCAGGCCATCGAGTGCGCGGACGCCGAAACCGCCGCCGAGGCGCGCGAAATGTACGCGGAGCTGCTGATGAGCGAAGGACAGCAGTCGCGGGCCCGCGAGCTCTACGCACCACCGACACCCCCGGACGAGCCGCAGCAACCCCACACCGACACTCCGCCCCCTCCTGCCCCCGACCCCGTACCACCCCCGCTCCCACTCCCGCACCCGCTCCCCGCCGCCCTGCTCACGCTCCTGGGCGATGTCGCGCAGGCGGAGGGCGAGGAGGAGGAAGCAGCGTTCTGGTACGCGCTCGGCGCGGCGCAGTCCCCTCGTCACCAGTGA
- a CDS encoding TIGR03086 family metal-binding protein, whose protein sequence is MTETDVTDADAPKGGIQELDRRAVLRSAEIVAQVRDDQWDDPTPCGTWSLRRLLAHMTAQHLGFAAAAEGGPVDEAVWRETPLDDPRRAYADSVDRVLDAFAADGVLDREVVLPWIHPTFRFAAPRAIGFHLVDYVVHGWDVAASLGIRAAYDEDLVLAAAEVARKEVPDGPSRERPGASFRPAVELAGAASAEDRLLAALGRDPRWSPK, encoded by the coding sequence ATGACCGAAACGGACGTGACCGACGCGGACGCGCCGAAGGGCGGGATCCAGGAGCTCGACCGCCGGGCCGTGCTGCGCAGCGCGGAGATCGTCGCGCAGGTCCGCGACGACCAGTGGGACGACCCCACCCCGTGCGGCACCTGGTCGCTGCGGCGTCTCCTCGCCCATATGACCGCGCAACACCTCGGCTTCGCCGCAGCCGCCGAGGGCGGACCGGTCGACGAGGCGGTCTGGCGGGAGACACCGCTCGACGACCCCCGCCGCGCGTACGCCGACTCCGTCGACCGGGTCCTCGACGCGTTCGCCGCCGACGGCGTACTGGACCGTGAGGTCGTCCTGCCGTGGATCCACCCGACGTTCAGGTTCGCCGCCCCCCGCGCGATCGGCTTCCACCTCGTGGACTACGTGGTGCACGGCTGGGACGTCGCGGCTTCGCTCGGCATCCGGGCGGCCTACGACGAGGATCTCGTGCTCGCCGCCGCCGAGGTGGCCCGCAAGGAGGTGCCCGACGGGCCGTCGCGGGAGCGGCCCGGTGCTTCGTTCCGCCCGGCGGTCGAGCTTGCCGGTGCGGCGAGCGCCGAGGACCGCCTGCTCGCGGCGCTGGGCCGCGACCCGCGGTGGTCGCCGAAGTAG
- a CDS encoding GNAT family N-acetyltransferase: protein MDAICDLQPLWTDRLTLRLFAENDLDDMYAYQGLPEVARYLYRPPRDRALCVEVIERIGQGTPWKEDGDSLTLAVCRRDAPGVIGEVMVSLSAAHAGQAEIGWVFHPGHGGRGYATEAALALRDLAFQQLSVHRLFARVDAENTASVRICERLSMRREAHLIENDRDDRGWGSEYVYAILAREVEPASGPARTGILDEKG from the coding sequence ATGGACGCGATATGTGACTTACAGCCGTTGTGGACGGACCGGCTGACGCTCCGTCTGTTCGCGGAGAACGACCTGGACGACATGTACGCGTATCAAGGACTGCCCGAGGTGGCCCGGTATCTCTACCGGCCGCCGCGTGATCGGGCTCTCTGCGTGGAGGTCATCGAACGCATCGGACAGGGCACCCCCTGGAAGGAGGACGGCGACAGCCTCACGCTGGCGGTCTGCCGTCGCGACGCACCGGGGGTGATCGGTGAGGTGATGGTCTCGCTGTCGGCCGCGCACGCCGGGCAGGCCGAGATCGGGTGGGTCTTCCACCCCGGCCACGGGGGCCGGGGGTACGCCACCGAGGCCGCACTCGCCCTGCGCGATCTGGCCTTTCAACAGCTTTCCGTGCACCGCCTGTTCGCCCGCGTCGACGCGGAGAACACGGCCTCCGTACGGATCTGCGAGCGGCTGTCGATGCGCCGGGAGGCGCACCTGATCGAGAACGATCGCGACGACCGGGGCTGGGGCAGCGAGTACGTCTACGCGATCCTCGCCCGGGAGGTCGAACCCGCCTCCGGACCGGCGCGCACCGGCATCCTTGACGAGAAGGGCTGA
- a CDS encoding peptidoglycan-binding protein — MALTGVPALTSSAAAATLKDGRWCNPARGHFPAGGYYGAPRGPYPHAGQDVTNSTGTAVYAAAAGTVVRRGTGVLSGRTGNGLVISHGGGRYTYYGHLSAFRVPLNAKVAAGQRIADMGATGHVTGPHLHFEAHSGGLGSTVNPVSYLAARGVDLGGGWPAIDPGAVGATVKAVQYLITRRGTALVADGNYGSVSVKAVKEFQSSRGLVADGQIGPKTWPSLVYSLQRGSSGGHVRALQVVLNKHSAGLAVDGDFGSVTNSAVRTHQSANRLVVDGKAGPKTWEALVG, encoded by the coding sequence GTGGCGTTGACGGGCGTACCGGCCCTGACCTCGTCGGCCGCGGCGGCGACGCTCAAGGACGGACGGTGGTGCAACCCCGCCCGCGGGCACTTCCCCGCAGGCGGCTACTACGGGGCCCCGCGCGGCCCCTACCCGCACGCGGGCCAGGACGTGACCAACTCGACGGGTACGGCCGTCTACGCCGCGGCCGCCGGCACCGTGGTGCGCCGCGGCACCGGCGTACTGTCGGGGCGTACCGGGAACGGCCTGGTCATCTCGCACGGCGGCGGGCGGTACACCTACTACGGGCACCTCAGCGCGTTCCGGGTCCCGCTCAACGCCAAGGTCGCCGCAGGGCAGCGCATCGCCGACATGGGCGCCACGGGCCATGTGACCGGCCCCCACCTCCACTTCGAGGCCCACAGCGGAGGGCTGGGTTCCACGGTCAACCCGGTGTCGTACCTCGCCGCTCGGGGTGTGGACCTGGGCGGTGGCTGGCCGGCCATCGACCCCGGTGCAGTGGGCGCGACGGTGAAGGCCGTCCAGTACCTGATCACCCGGCGTGGCACCGCGCTGGTCGCCGATGGCAACTACGGATCGGTCTCGGTCAAGGCGGTCAAGGAGTTCCAGTCCTCCCGTGGTCTGGTGGCGGACGGTCAGATCGGTCCGAAGACCTGGCCGAGCCTGGTCTACTCGCTCCAGCGGGGCAGCTCCGGAGGGCATGTGCGCGCCCTTCAGGTGGTGCTGAACAAGCACAGTGCGGGACTCGCCGTCGACGGTGATTTCGGCTCGGTGACCAACTCCGCCGTCCGCACCCATCAGAGCGCCAACCGCCTGGTCGTCGACGGCAAGGCGGGCCCGAAGACCTGGGAGGCCCTCGTCGGGTGA